In Silene latifolia isolate original U9 population chromosome X, ASM4854445v1, whole genome shotgun sequence, the following proteins share a genomic window:
- the LOC141619743 gene encoding uncharacterized protein LOC141619743, with product MPRDDWYWSLDRDGEYNVKMAYACLAGDVNDIGGPSSWERERWLWNRLWKTRVWPRIKLFFWQLCIGALATLDNVTARVRGESSSCYFCTSSSESSLHLFRDCSVAKWVWSSLNLDGAEEEDITDGVGEVRDWVEGIWRAGDAREVEKYMVGCWAIWEHRNKVAFDGAMIEPDRIASRARDILLEMETGGEGGHGCPSRRKAGMEGVRITGGSRR from the coding sequence ATGCCGAGGGATGACTGGTATTGGAGTCTTGATAGAGACGGGGAGTATAATGTAAAAATGGCATATGCTTGTTTGGCAGGGGATGTTAATGATATAGGTGGTCCGTCGAGCTGGGAGAGAGAAAGATGGTTGTGGAATCGGCTTTGGAAGACTCGGGTGTGGCCTCGCATCAAGCTTTTCTTCTGGCAGCTATGTATCGGAGCTCTGGCAACCTTGGATAACGTAACAGCTCGAGTAAGAGGTGAGTCTTCTTCTTGTTATTTTTGTACCTCTAGTTCCGAATCATCTTTACACTTGTTCCGAGATTGCAGTGTGGCTAAGTGGGTGTGGAGTTCTCTCAACCTGGATGGGGCCGAGGAGGAGGATATAACGGATGGGGTGGGGGAGGTTCGAGACTGGGTGGAGGGGATTTGGCGGGCTGGTGATGCGCGGGAGGTGGAGAAGTACATGGTTGGATGTTGGGCGATTTGGGAGCACAGGAACAAGGTAGCGTTTGACGGGGCCATGATAGAACCGGATAGAATTGCAAGTCGTGCTAGGGACATCCTTTTGGAGATGGAAACCGGGGGTGAGGGGGGACATGGCTGTCCAAGTAGGAGAAAAGCGGGGATGGAGGGAGTGAGAATAACGGGTGGAAGCCGGCGATGA
- the LOC141619744 gene encoding uncharacterized protein LOC141619744: protein MNERLRLEYREEEVVKALNQMHPLKAPRPNGMNALFFQSFWHIIGSDVIATVLGILRGELDPNDFNKTNIVLIPKKKAPDKIRDFRPISLCNVVYKLVSKVLANRLKGFLGEIVSENQSAFTPGRLITDNVLIAFKMFHHMKCSSNAEGGMAIKLDKAKAYDRVEWVFLRRVLELMDFDRGWVSRHFFVKANEEEAGVVNDILRRYEAASGQLVSLDKTTVSFSKGVQRGVREQIVARLGVREVEVQERYLGLPTVVGHSKKVLTDILRDKLSKRLQGWRGKLLSRAGREVLVKAVANSLPTYVMSVFKISANFCNVLKSMVARFWWGHEEGKRGISWVSWKRLCRPKCDGGIGFRDFELFNNALLGKQAWRLVTEPECLWARVMKARYFRMGEFMIADVGYRPSYTWRSILGARTILERGLRRRIRDGRDTRAWGHAWVEGNESGKVISPCGPGNEAMNVADLLKPRGRGWDKELVESMFLPF from the exons ATGAATGAGAGGCTGCGGCTCGAATACCGAGAAGAGGAAGTGGTGAAGGCCTTGAACCAGATGCATCCGCTCAAAGCGCCGAGACCTAATGGTATGAATGCTCTATTCTTTCAATCTTTCTGGCACATTATTGGGTCGGATGTTATTGCGACGGTCTTGGGTATCTTACGCGGGGAGCTGGACCCGAATGAttttaataaaactaatattgtGTTGATACCAAAGAAGAAGGCACCGGATAAAATTAGAGATTTCCGACCGATCAGTCTTTGTAATGTGGTGTATAAGCTGGTCTCTAAGGTTCTTGCTAATAGGCTGAAAGGGTTTCTTGGAGAGATTGTGTCTGAAAATCAGAGTGCTTTTACCCCGGGCCGTTTGATAACTGATAATGTGCTTATTGCGTTCAAAATGTTTCATCATATGAAATGCTCAAGCAATGCGGAAGGCGGTATGGCGATCAAATTAGACAAGGCTAAAGCCTATGATAGGGTGGAGTGGGTGTTCCTCAGACGGGTTTTAGAGTTGATGGATTTTGATAGGGGTTGGGTCTCGCGG CATTTTTTCGTGAAAGCGAATGAGGAGGAAGCGGGCGTGGTGAATGACATTTTGCGACGGTATGAAGCTGCTTCAGGCCAATTAGTAAGTTTGGACAAGACTACTGTTTCTTTTAGTAAGGGGGTCCAGAGGGGTGTGAGGGAGCAAATAGTTGCGAGACTTGGGGTGAGGGAGGTGGAGGTTCAGGAGAGATACTTGGGTTTACCGACGGTTGTGGGGCACTCTAAAAAAGTTCTCACGGACATTCTTCGGGATAAGCTGAGTAAGAGGTTACAAGGTTGGCGCGGGAAATTACTGTCAAGGGCTGGTAGGGAGGTTCTCGTAAAGGCTGTGGCCAATTCACttcctacctatgtgatgagtgtcTTCAAAATCTCGGCGAACTTTTGTAACGTTCTCAAATCGATGGTGGCTCGGTTCTGGTGGGGACATGAGGAGGGCAAAAGAGGTATATCTTGGGTTTCATGGAAGCGTTTATGTCGGCCCAAGTGTGATGGTGGAATTGGGTTTCGAGATTTTGAGCTTTTCAATAACGCACTTTTAGGTAAACAGGCATGGCGTCTTGTGACTGAACCTGAATGCTTATGGGCTCGAGTTATGAAGGCTCGTTATTTCCGAATGGGAGAGTTTATGATTGCGGATGTGGGATATAGACCGAGCTACACTTGGAGAAGTATCCTTGGTGCCCGTACGATTTTGGAGCGAGGTTTGCGACGGAGAATTAGAGATGGACGAGATACGAGGGCGTGGGGGCATGCGTGGGTCGAAGGTAATGAGAGTGGTAAGGTTATTTCACCGTGTGGACCAGGGAACGAAGCTATGAATGTGGCTGACCTTTTGAAGCCGCGCGGGAGGGGATGGGATAAGGAGCTGGTGGAGAGCATGTTCCTGCCTTTTTAA
- the LOC141619745 gene encoding uncharacterized protein LOC141619745, translating to MRRVREKLDGYFGIEVDCMGRAGGLAFMWKKELDCSLLTASVHHIDLLVKEGGDFNEVLFSTEMKGGSRPQWQMNNFRAAIDDCGLTDIGWEGYQFTWDNGQAGDAKRQSMIDKAMCTNLWLELLSYIKLIHLTREWFDHALIKLHLERHVTVMEVKRGFKFEQMWIGEEGCEEVIRRGVGKRRGELGAAINECARELQAWKKSSIRKIGYMVERKCKQLDRLSEGSRTEEDIRKRKKLVSEIATLRRQEEQYWRQRSRALWLQDGDRNTKFFPTRAGERKGKNYIGMVIDDNGVERTGQEAIAGVASNYF from the exons ATGCGGAGAGTGAGAGAGAAGCTGGATGGGTATTTTGGTATAGAGGTTGATTGTATGGGGAGAGCTGGTGGTCTAGCTTTTATGTGGAAGAAGGAGCTGGATTGTTCTCTTTTGACGGCATCGGTTCATCACATTGATCTGCTGGTGAAGGAGGGAG GTGACTTTAATGAGGTCCTTTTTTCGACTGAGATGAAAGGAGGGAGTAGACCACAGTGGCAAATGAACAACTTCCGAGCAGCTATAGATGATTGTGGCCTGACTGATATTGGGTGGGAGGGGTACCAGTTCACTTGGGATAATGGGCAAGCAGGAGATGCAAAAAGACAGAGTATGATAGATAAAGCTATGTGCACAAACTTGTGGTTGGAACTTTTATCGTATATTAAACTCATCCATTTAACTCGGGAATGGTTTGACCACGCGCTGATTAAGTTACACCTGGAGAGGCATGTTACGGTGATGGAGGTGAAACGTGGCTTTAAATTTGAGCAAATGTGGATTGGCGAGGAGGGGTGCGAGGAGGTGATTAGGCGAGGTGTTGGTAAGAGGCGTGGTGAGTTGGGTGCGGCTATTAATGAGTGTGCAAGAGAATTACAGGCGTGGAAGAAATCTAGCATCCGTAAAATTGGGTATATGGTCGAgcgcaaatgtaaacaattggatCGGTTATCAGAAGGGAGTAGGACCGAGGAGGATATTAGGAAGCGAAAGAAACTTGTCTCTGAAATTGCTACCCTTCGACGCCAAGAAGAACAATATTGGAGACAACGTTCTAGGGCTTTATGGCTACAGGATGGTGACCGTAATACCAAATTTTTTCCTACTCGAGCGGGAGAGCGAAAAGGAAAGAATTACATAGGTATGGTGATTGATGACAACGGTGTTGAGAGGACGGGGCAGGAGGCGATTGCGGGGGTTGCTTCGAACTATTTCTAG